The proteins below come from a single Sphingomonas carotinifaciens genomic window:
- a CDS encoding glycosyltransferase codes for MRIVDVNEFYSPAGGGVRTYIDRKIGILADMGHELIVLAPGREDRVEPRPGGGRVEYIRSPGMPFDRNYGLFWDAAPIHAALDRLQPDVVECCSPWRPAWIVGQWQGRALKSFFMHNDNVAAYPLRWFEGLASPARIERAFAWYSRYMGRFLDHYDVVVTNGPALDKRLRSRGVRIDAAMPLGIERAHFSPTLRDEELRRCLLAQCDLPEHGLLLLGLGRHHAEKRWAMVIDAVLRAGTTLPVGLIQIGTGNDSARLEARAAGSPHIRLFRPVYDRERLARIMASADALIHGAEAEPFGLVACEAMASGLPLIVPDMGGCAEVADPACAELYAARDPLACAAAIGRLYARDRPALRRAAAAVATTVRSDREHAEELMAYYAQALGRRVAGQVGRRSGPAPACGLSSAAPGVLGS; via the coding sequence TTGCGCATCGTCGACGTCAACGAATTCTACTCGCCCGCGGGTGGCGGCGTGCGCACCTATATCGATCGCAAGATCGGCATATTGGCGGACATGGGGCACGAACTGATCGTGCTGGCGCCGGGCCGGGAAGACCGGGTGGAGCCGCGGCCCGGCGGCGGCCGCGTGGAATATATCCGCTCGCCGGGCATGCCGTTCGACCGCAATTACGGACTGTTCTGGGACGCCGCGCCCATCCATGCCGCGTTGGACCGGTTGCAGCCGGACGTGGTGGAATGCTGCTCACCGTGGCGACCGGCATGGATCGTCGGGCAGTGGCAGGGCCGGGCGCTCAAATCCTTCTTCATGCACAACGACAATGTCGCGGCCTATCCGCTGCGCTGGTTCGAGGGGCTGGCGAGCCCAGCGCGGATCGAGCGCGCCTTTGCCTGGTACAGCCGCTACATGGGCCGGTTCCTCGACCATTATGACGTGGTGGTGACGAACGGACCGGCGCTGGACAAGCGGCTGCGGTCGCGCGGGGTGCGGATCGATGCGGCTATGCCGCTGGGGATCGAGCGGGCGCATTTCTCGCCGACGTTGCGCGATGAAGAGCTGCGCCGGTGCCTGCTTGCGCAGTGCGACCTGCCCGAACACGGCCTGTTGCTGCTGGGGCTGGGGCGGCACCATGCCGAGAAGCGCTGGGCGATGGTGATCGACGCCGTGCTGCGCGCGGGCACGACCCTGCCGGTGGGGCTGATCCAGATCGGCACGGGCAACGACAGCGCCCGGCTGGAGGCGCGGGCCGCCGGATCGCCGCATATCCGGCTGTTCCGGCCGGTGTATGATCGCGAGCGGCTGGCGCGGATCATGGCAAGCGCCGATGCGCTGATCCATGGTGCCGAGGCGGAGCCGTTCGGGCTGGTGGCGTGCGAGGCGATGGCGTCGGGCCTGCCGCTGATCGTGCCGGATATGGGCGGGTGTGCGGAGGTCGCCGATCCGGCGTGCGCGGAACTATATGCCGCGCGCGACCCGCTGGCCTGTGCGGCGGCGATCGGGCGGCTTTATGCGCGGGATCGGCCCGCGCTTCGCCGGGCGGCGGCCGCGGTTGCGACGACGGTGCGCAGCGACCGCGAGCATGCCGAGGAACTGATGGCCTATTATGCGCAGGCGCTCGGCCGGCGCGTGGCGGGTCAGGTCGGGCGGCGATCCGGGCCGGCACCGGCCTGCGGGCTTTCGTCGGCGGCGCCCGGCGTATTGGGGTCGTAG
- a CDS encoding AI-2E family transporter codes for MTDSPAKGAPDVTEAAPLEWRSGFARRELQRASIWIGLAGALALVVLLVQPLLIIFAGLVFAAVLDGGVRLLGRVLPIGRGGRLLIICLLAVAFLLGTFYLTGVEVTQQVTQLRSTLEGQADKVTGWLNRQGIMPGASDVSGLARQAMGSIGRITSWVGTAVGALTTFFMILVIGLFVAMDPRIYQRGLEWMVPRANRAEFRLVLERVGRVLRRLLAGRLLGMLVEGVLTGVALMIGGVPMAMILGILTGLLAFIPNIGAFISGALMIAVGFSSGVDTGLWAIGTYVIVQTFDGYVLLPIVAKKTVDLPPALTLGAQIMAGALFGILGLALADPMTAAIKTALERSSEREDERDGSAGSDNPVE; via the coding sequence GTGACCGACAGCCCGGCCAAGGGCGCGCCGGACGTGACCGAGGCGGCGCCGCTGGAATGGCGCAGCGGGTTCGCGCGGCGCGAATTGCAGCGCGCGTCGATCTGGATCGGGCTTGCCGGCGCGCTGGCGCTGGTCGTGCTGCTGGTCCAGCCGCTGCTGATCATCTTTGCCGGGCTGGTGTTCGCGGCGGTGCTGGACGGGGGCGTGCGCCTGCTCGGCCGGGTGCTGCCGATCGGGCGCGGCGGGCGGCTGCTGATCATATGCCTGCTCGCCGTGGCGTTCCTGCTCGGCACCTTCTACCTGACGGGCGTAGAGGTGACGCAGCAGGTGACGCAGCTCCGCTCCACGCTGGAGGGGCAGGCGGACAAGGTGACCGGCTGGCTGAACCGGCAGGGCATCATGCCGGGCGCATCCGACGTCAGCGGGCTGGCGCGGCAGGCGATGGGATCGATCGGACGCATCACCTCCTGGGTCGGCACCGCGGTGGGGGCGCTGACCACCTTCTTCATGATCCTGGTCATCGGCCTGTTCGTGGCGATGGATCCGCGCATCTATCAGCGCGGGCTGGAATGGATGGTGCCGCGGGCGAACCGGGCGGAGTTCCGGCTGGTGCTGGAGCGGGTCGGCCGGGTGCTGCGCCGGCTGCTCGCCGGGCGGTTGCTGGGTATGCTGGTCGAGGGGGTGCTGACCGGGGTGGCCCTGATGATCGGCGGCGTGCCGATGGCGATGATCTTGGGCATATTGACCGGGCTGCTGGCGTTCATCCCCAATATCGGCGCGTTTATCAGCGGCGCGCTGATGATCGCGGTCGGCTTCTCGTCGGGCGTGGATACGGGGCTGTGGGCGATCGGGACCTATGTCATCGTGCAGACGTTTGACGGCTACGTCCTGCTGCCCATCGTCGCCAAGAAGACGGTGGACCTGCCGCCGGCGCTGACGCTGGGGGCACAGATCATGGCGGGCGCGCTGTTCGGGATATTGGGGCTGGCCCTGGCCGACCCGATGACCGCGGCGATCAAGACCGCGCTGGAACGCTCGTCGGAGCGCGAGGACGAGCGCGACGGGTCAGCGGGCAGCGACAATCCGGTCGAATAA
- the ubiG gene encoding bifunctional 2-polyprenyl-6-hydroxyphenol methylase/3-demethylubiquinol 3-O-methyltransferase UbiG, whose amino-acid sequence MTNASDTIESTINAAEAAHFGKMAADWWDPRGSSAMLHRLNPPRLAYIREQVDLHWNADGTGFTPLAGRTALDVGCGAGLLAEPLARLGAAVTGLDAAPENIAVAEIHAAQGGLAIDYRAGSVESLRDRRFDLVTCLEVIEHVEDPARFVRGLADALAEDGLLILSTPNRTPVSRLAMITLAEGFGAIPRGTHDWNKFLTPDELTALFEDAGLRVRDVRGLAFTPSRGFALSDSTALDYFLTATRA is encoded by the coding sequence ATGACGAACGCAAGCGACACGATCGAATCTACCATAAATGCCGCCGAGGCCGCACATTTCGGAAAGATGGCGGCCGACTGGTGGGACCCCAGGGGATCGAGCGCGATGCTGCACCGGCTCAATCCGCCGCGCCTTGCCTATATTCGCGAACAGGTCGATCTGCACTGGAACGCCGACGGCACCGGCTTCACCCCGCTCGCCGGGCGCACCGCGCTCGATGTCGGGTGCGGCGCCGGGCTGCTTGCCGAACCGCTCGCCCGGCTGGGTGCCGCCGTCACCGGCCTCGACGCCGCGCCCGAGAATATCGCGGTGGCCGAGATACATGCCGCGCAAGGCGGGCTCGCCATCGATTACCGCGCCGGCAGCGTCGAGTCCCTGCGCGACCGGCGTTTCGATCTCGTCACCTGTCTGGAGGTGATCGAGCATGTCGAGGACCCGGCCCGCTTCGTTCGCGGCCTGGCCGACGCGCTGGCGGAGGACGGTCTGCTGATCCTCTCCACGCCCAATCGCACGCCGGTGTCGCGCCTCGCGATGATCACGCTCGCCGAAGGGTTCGGCGCGATCCCGCGCGGCACGCATGACTGGAACAAGTTCCTGACCCCCGACGAGCTGACCGCACTGTTCGAGGATGCCGGCCTGCGGGTCCGCGACGTGCGCGGCCTCGCCTTCACGCCGTCGCGCGGCTTCGCGTTGAGCGATTCGACCGCGCTCGACTATTTCCTGACCGCCACCCGGGCCTGA
- a CDS encoding DUF2141 domain-containing protein produces MMKAWWLGMLAAAVVVPGGAAAQVAGPEAAACTGNRGPAVLVHVQGLKDRKGNLKLELYPANEDDFLKDDRDLLKEGKTFRRIQTPTPPSGNPSLCMRVPQAGRYALLVVHDRDGKNKFSFWSDGAGFASAEKIGRRRPKVEQAVVQIGPGVTTLTIRMQYLRGLGGFGPVDPD; encoded by the coding sequence ATGATGAAGGCTTGGTGGTTGGGGATGCTGGCGGCGGCGGTGGTGGTGCCGGGGGGTGCCGCCGCACAGGTGGCGGGGCCGGAGGCCGCGGCGTGCACCGGCAACCGGGGACCGGCGGTGCTGGTCCATGTGCAGGGCCTGAAGGATCGCAAGGGCAATCTGAAGCTGGAGCTGTATCCGGCGAACGAGGACGATTTCCTGAAGGACGACCGCGACCTGCTGAAGGAGGGCAAGACCTTTCGCCGGATCCAGACGCCGACACCGCCATCGGGCAATCCGTCGCTGTGCATGCGGGTACCCCAGGCGGGGCGCTATGCGCTGCTGGTGGTGCATGACCGCGACGGCAAGAACAAGTTCAGCTTCTGGAGCGATGGCGCGGGCTTTGCCAGCGCGGAGAAGATCGGGCGGCGGCGGCCCAAGGTGGAACAGGCGGTGGTGCAGATCGGGCCGGGCGTGACCACGCTGACGATCCGCATGCAATATTTACGCGGGCTGGGCGGCTTCGGCCCGGTCGATCCGGACTGA
- a CDS encoding pyridoxine 5'-phosphate synthase: MAEHLRLGVNIDHVATVRNARGAGYPDPVRAALLAAEAGADGITAHLREDRRHITDDDIARLSQGLTIPLNLEMAATDEMLAIALKHRPHAACIVPEKREERTTEGGLDAAGQHDHLAPLVRELGAARIRVSLFIEPDARQIEAAVRLGAPVVELHTGRYAELEGEARAEELRRLADAAALAAKNGIEVHAGHGLTYDNVAPIAAIPQIRELNIGHFLVGEALFVGLDDAVRRMRAEMDAAR, from the coding sequence ATGGCGGAGCATCTGCGCCTGGGGGTCAATATCGACCATGTCGCCACGGTCAGGAACGCGCGCGGGGCGGGCTATCCCGATCCGGTACGTGCGGCCCTGCTGGCGGCGGAGGCGGGTGCGGACGGGATCACCGCGCATCTGCGCGAGGATCGGCGGCACATCACCGACGACGATATCGCGCGGCTGTCGCAAGGGCTGACCATTCCGCTCAACCTGGAGATGGCGGCAACCGACGAGATGCTGGCGATCGCGCTGAAGCATCGTCCGCACGCCGCATGCATCGTGCCCGAAAAGCGCGAGGAGCGCACCACCGAGGGCGGGCTGGACGCGGCGGGGCAGCATGATCACCTGGCGCCGCTGGTGCGCGAACTGGGTGCCGCGCGCATCCGCGTGTCGCTGTTCATCGAGCCCGATGCGCGCCAGATCGAGGCGGCGGTCCGCCTGGGCGCGCCGGTGGTCGAGTTGCATACCGGGCGCTATGCCGAACTGGAGGGCGAGGCGCGTGCCGAGGAGCTGCGTCGGCTGGCGGATGCCGCGGCGCTGGCGGCGAAGAACGGCATCGAGGTGCATGCCGGGCACGGCCTGACCTATGACAATGTCGCGCCGATCGCCGCCATTCCGCAGATTCGCGAATTGAATATCGGGCATTTCCTGGTCGGCGAGGCACTGTTCGTCGGACTGGACGACGCGGTGCGGCGGATGCGGGCCGAAATGGATGCGGCCCGGTGA
- a CDS encoding phospholipid carrier-dependent glycosyltransferase translates to MRVAPAGAPVPARRLLPWALLAAVLMGLTLTRTVDHDESQYVAATVLAAHGLMPYRDFAYLQGPLQPLLFAPIAWAAGAWTWPALRLVNALLGALTIALVHRAARRLGAAPRAAAAAAGLMLCCDILLFSIGVARNDALPAALFAAALVVMTRLRGGAATRGSALLTGLLLGAAAAAKVSYALPAIAYGVWALAAPRRHRPLWLILGAVPPALLVAWCWWTAPEGFLFGVFHFPADAPAEYYAGYPWKLSLAAKLVDSLKFLALGPALVALAFVIGRGRMRALAPLLFACAVAALAPQPTWRQYWLPFLPPLFIALALAWHRRPPGRNWRIAFGITAAAGLAPSVAALVTANGMSLAEAMRTSAAIRATMDRAGVTGPVSTLSPQFLPATGRLPDADFATGPFYFRSRNLLDPGAERRLHLISHARPHVSAHWVLVGGETRRTSGNPDLDRMLAHAAGGPRTPVPGTGFQLVRVEQPPSRTR, encoded by the coding sequence GTGCGCGTCGCCCCTGCCGGTGCGCCCGTCCCGGCGCGCCGGCTGCTGCCATGGGCGCTGCTCGCCGCGGTGCTGATGGGCCTGACGCTCACCCGCACGGTCGATCACGATGAAAGCCAATATGTCGCGGCAACCGTCCTCGCCGCGCATGGCCTGATGCCGTATCGGGATTTCGCCTATCTTCAGGGCCCTTTGCAGCCGCTGCTGTTCGCGCCCATCGCCTGGGCCGCGGGGGCATGGACCTGGCCGGCGTTACGCCTCGTCAACGCATTGCTCGGCGCCCTCACCATCGCCCTCGTCCACCGCGCCGCGCGCCGCCTGGGTGCGGCCCCCCGCGCCGCCGCGGCAGCCGCCGGGCTGATGCTGTGCTGCGACATCCTGCTCTTCTCCATCGGCGTCGCGCGTAACGACGCGCTGCCCGCCGCCCTCTTCGCCGCCGCGCTGGTCGTGATGACACGGCTGCGCGGCGGGGCGGCGACGCGAGGAAGCGCGCTGCTCACCGGCCTGCTGCTCGGCGCCGCCGCCGCCGCCAAGGTCAGCTATGCGCTCCCCGCCATCGCCTACGGCGTGTGGGCGCTCGCCGCGCCCCGCCGCCACCGGCCGCTCTGGCTGATCCTCGGCGCCGTTCCGCCTGCGCTGCTCGTCGCCTGGTGCTGGTGGACCGCGCCGGAGGGGTTCCTGTTCGGCGTCTTCCACTTTCCCGCCGACGCGCCCGCCGAATATTATGCGGGTTACCCGTGGAAACTGTCGCTGGCGGCGAAACTGGTCGATTCGCTCAAGTTTCTGGCCCTCGGCCCCGCACTTGTCGCGCTCGCCTTCGTCATTGGCCGCGGGCGGATGCGTGCGCTGGCGCCGCTGCTGTTCGCCTGCGCGGTGGCGGCACTCGCCCCGCAGCCGACCTGGCGGCAATATTGGCTGCCCTTCCTGCCGCCGCTGTTCATCGCGCTGGCGCTCGCCTGGCATCGCCGCCCGCCGGGCCGCAACTGGCGGATCGCGTTCGGCATCACCGCCGCCGCCGGCCTCGCCCCCAGCGTCGCCGCGCTCGTCACCGCGAATGGCATGTCGCTGGCAGAGGCGATGCGCACCTCCGCCGCGATCCGCGCCACCATGGACCGCGCAGGCGTCACCGGCCCCGTCTCCACCCTCTCTCCGCAATTCCTGCCCGCCACCGGCCGCCTGCCCGATGCCGACTTCGCTACCGGCCCCTTCTACTTCCGCAGCCGGAATTTGCTCGATCCCGGGGCGGAACGGCGCCTTCACCTGATCAGCCACGCCCGCCCTCATGTGTCGGCGCACTGGGTGCTCGTTGGCGGCGAAACGCGCCGAACCAGCGGCAATCCCGATCTCGACCGGATGCTCGCCCACGCCGCCGGCGGGCCGCGCACGCCCGTTCCCGGCACCGGCTTCCAACTCGTCCGCGTGGAACAGCCACCCTCCCGCACCCGTTAA
- a CDS encoding glycosyltransferase, giving the protein MPARHILTYAQALRGGVERAQLRLVRGWLDAGRDVTLLLGKEGGAFWGELPESLRPIRRGRLAVALPRTVADLRPDTIFCPGNHYTGLAAWTRLRLGRDCPPIVAKMSNACHRPDFAAPVCWGHARWLGTHRRFLDGLVAMTPATAAEASAATGLPAIVIPNPPAPAPPVRSPFGQRTIIGVGRLEPQKRWDRLIAALPALDDDVRLVIHGEGSLRPVLEAQIARAGLQRRVTLPGHTGDPLAAMAAAHVVALVSDYEGVPGVLREALSVGRPVVATDSSPAVAEIVATPALGTIVGRDDAPALAAALRHWLMPGTRLPPPVAPPGHDAAERYLALFDRIVAAR; this is encoded by the coding sequence ATGCCGGCGCGCCATATCCTTACTTATGCTCAAGCACTTCGCGGCGGCGTGGAGCGTGCGCAGCTTCGCCTGGTGCGCGGATGGCTGGATGCCGGGCGCGACGTGACGTTGCTTTTGGGCAAGGAGGGGGGCGCCTTTTGGGGCGAGTTGCCCGAATCGCTCCGCCCGATTCGCCGCGGGCGGCTGGCGGTCGCGTTGCCCCGCACCGTCGCCGATCTGCGCCCGGACACCATCTTCTGCCCCGGCAACCATTATACCGGTCTTGCCGCCTGGACGCGCCTGCGCCTGGGGCGCGATTGCCCGCCGATCGTCGCCAAGATGTCGAACGCCTGTCACCGGCCGGACTTCGCCGCGCCCGTGTGCTGGGGTCATGCCCGCTGGCTCGGCACCCACCGCCGCTTTCTGGACGGCCTTGTCGCGATGACCCCGGCGACCGCGGCGGAGGCGAGCGCCGCCACCGGCCTGCCCGCCATCGTCATTCCCAATCCCCCCGCCCCGGCGCCGCCCGTCCGCTCACCGTTCGGGCAGCGCACGATCATCGGCGTCGGCCGGCTGGAGCCGCAAAAGCGCTGGGATCGCCTGATCGCCGCGCTGCCCGCGCTGGACGACGATGTGCGGCTCGTCATCCACGGCGAAGGCAGCTTGCGCCCGGTGCTTGAGGCGCAGATCGCCCGCGCGGGGCTGCAACGCCGCGTGACCCTGCCCGGCCACACCGGCGATCCGCTGGCGGCGATGGCGGCGGCGCATGTCGTCGCGCTGGTCTCCGATTATGAGGGGGTGCCCGGCGTCCTGCGCGAGGCGCTGTCGGTCGGCCGCCCGGTCGTCGCCACCGATTCGTCCCCTGCGGTGGCGGAGATCGTCGCCACCCCCGCGCTCGGCACCATCGTCGGCCGCGACGACGCGCCCGCGCTCGCCGCTGCCTTACGCCACTGGCTCATGCCGGGCACGCGCCTTCCGCCACCCGTTGCCCCGCCCGGCCACGATGCGGCCGAACGCTATCTCGCCTTATTCGACCGGATTGTCGCTGCCCGCTGA
- the acpS gene encoding holo-ACP synthase, with protein sequence MIIGLGSDLCSIERIAHSLERFGARFENRVFTQVELARAARRPFTRAGTLAKRFAAKEAFSKAVGTGFAAGVFMRDIGVVNAPSGAPTLALTGGAKARLDALIPAGHGAHIHLTMTDDHPWAQAFVIIEAIPEANP encoded by the coding sequence GTGATCATCGGGCTGGGATCGGACCTGTGTTCGATCGAGCGGATCGCCCATTCGCTGGAGCGGTTCGGCGCCCGGTTCGAAAACCGTGTGTTCACGCAAGTTGAACTGGCGCGCGCGGCGCGGCGGCCGTTCACCAGGGCGGGGACGCTGGCCAAGCGCTTCGCGGCCAAGGAGGCCTTTTCCAAGGCGGTGGGCACGGGCTTCGCGGCGGGCGTGTTCATGCGCGACATCGGCGTCGTCAACGCGCCCTCGGGCGCCCCCACGCTGGCGCTGACCGGGGGGGCGAAAGCGAGGCTTGACGCGCTGATCCCTGCGGGCCACGGCGCACATATTCACTTGACCATGACCGACGATCATCCCTGGGCACAGGCCTTCGTGATTATCGAGGCGATACCGGAAGCCAATCCATGA
- the lepB gene encoding signal peptidase I, with the protein MKDAVLDGNQTPQSGDAGPAGAGTPKAAPSEAHRRTGTDWWGEVKGIFWLILIVLGFHSFIAKPFYIPSESMLPGLQVGDRLVVSKFAYGWSFVSPTIPNPVAIFKGLVLRQPEDSWSVQLPFIKGRLFGSLPVRGDVVIVTPPGTRNDYIKRVIGLPGDRLEVRDGTVILNGRPVGRGAVHYEDIPVDTNSPCKAEDYGEEARVTRADGTEVCHLPIVTETLPNGRRYDTVELGWSPGDNYGPIRIPANHVFLMGDNRDRSADSRFALSELGLGGAVPYENLGGRAEFVTFSLDGDATLNPLTWWGSLRSGRAGTSLHPVETRP; encoded by the coding sequence ATGAAGGACGCGGTGTTGGACGGCAACCAGACACCCCAGTCGGGTGATGCAGGCCCGGCCGGGGCGGGCACGCCGAAGGCGGCGCCGTCCGAGGCGCACCGGCGCACCGGCACCGACTGGTGGGGCGAGGTGAAGGGGATCTTCTGGCTGATCCTGATCGTGCTGGGCTTCCACAGCTTCATCGCCAAGCCGTTCTACATCCCGTCCGAATCGATGCTGCCGGGCCTGCAGGTCGGCGACCGGCTGGTGGTGTCCAAATTCGCCTATGGCTGGTCGTTCGTCTCGCCGACGATCCCGAACCCGGTGGCGATCTTCAAGGGGCTGGTGCTGCGCCAGCCAGAGGATAGCTGGTCGGTGCAACTGCCCTTCATCAAGGGGCGCCTGTTCGGATCGCTGCCGGTGCGCGGCGATGTGGTGATCGTGACGCCGCCGGGCACGCGCAACGATTATATCAAGCGCGTCATCGGCCTGCCGGGCGACCGGTTGGAGGTGCGCGACGGCACGGTGATCCTGAACGGCCGGCCGGTGGGGCGCGGTGCGGTGCATTACGAGGATATCCCCGTCGACACCAACAGCCCGTGCAAGGCCGAGGATTATGGCGAGGAAGCGCGGGTGACCCGCGCCGACGGCACCGAGGTGTGCCACCTGCCGATCGTGACCGAGACGCTGCCGAACGGCCGCCGCTACGACACGGTGGAACTGGGATGGAGCCCGGGCGACAATTACGGGCCGATCCGCATCCCCGCCAATCATGTCTTCCTGATGGGCGACAATCGCGACCGTTCCGCCGACAGCCGCTTCGCGCTGTCCGAACTGGGGCTGGGCGGTGCGGTGCCCTATGAAAATCTGGGCGGCCGGGCCGAGTTCGTGACGTTCAGCCTGGACGGCGACGCGACGCTGAACCCGCTGACCTGGTGGGGATCGCTGCGCTCCGGCCGGGCGGGCACGTCGCTGCACCCGGTCGAGACCAGACCGTGA